The proteins below are encoded in one region of Scatophagus argus isolate fScaArg1 chromosome 24, fScaArg1.pri, whole genome shotgun sequence:
- the atp11a gene encoding phospholipid-transporting ATPase IH isoform X1 — translation MGMDFSTLRTLISRYCVGEENWVDSRTIYIGQKEPPPGTEAFIQQRFPDNRIVSSKYTFWNFIPKNMFEQFRRVANFYFLIIFLVQLIIDTPTSPITSGLPLFFVITVTAIKQGYEDWLRHKADNSVNQCPVHVVQHGKVVRKQSRKLRVGDVVLVKEDETFPCDLILLSSSRDDGTCFVTTASLDGESSHKTYYAVQDTKAYRTEGEVDSIHATIECEQPQPDLYKFVGRINIYMDSEPVARPLGSENLLLRGATLKNTEYIYAVAIYTGMETKMALNYQSKCQKRSAVEKSMNAYLVVYLCILISKAIINTALKYVWQADPNRDEPWYNQRTETERQRHIVIRAFTDFLAFMVLFNYIIPVSMYVTVEMQKFLGSYFIMWDDEMFDEELGERAVVNTSDLNEELGQVEYVFTDKTGTLTENNMEFIECCVDGHVYVPHAICNGQVMPGSAGMDMIDTSPGPEAREHQELFFRALCLCHTVQVKEEETVDGIKHGIHQGKSSSFYISSSPDEVALVEGMKRLGFTYLRLKDSHMEILNREDEIERFELLEVLTFDSVRRRMSVIVRSNTGELYLFCKGADSSIFPRVISGKVDQVRARVEHNAVEGLRTLCVAYRPLSPEQYQEVCHLLSGAKLALQDRDKRLAEAYDLIEKDLILLGATAVEDRLQEKAADTIESLHKAGMKVWVLTGDKMETAAATCYASKLFHRNTQILELTTKRTEEQSLHDVLFDLSRTVLRQQGSMTRDTFSGLSGDCTDYGLIIDGATLSAVMRPPEQDSNSGNYKEIFLEICRNCSAVLCCRMAPLQKAQIVKLIKTSKEHPITLAIGDGANDVSMILEAHVGIGIMGKEGRQAVRNSDYAIPKFKHLKKMLLVHGHYYYIRISELVQYFFYKNVCFIFPQFLYQFFCGFSQQPLYDTAYLTLYNISFTSLPILLYSLIEQHINMDILKKDPSLYKDIAKNSLLQWSIFIYWTVLGVYDAIVMFFGAYFLFDNTTFTSNGQMFGNWTFGTLVFTVLVFTVTFKLALDTHYWTWINHFVIWGSLIFFVVFSLLWGGIIWPFLNYQRMYYVFMQMLSSGPAWLSIILLITASLLPDVVKKVIWRALWPTTTERIQNADKLYKGQLSEFTPLASLHAPSKSASRRRGSGNQRHAPNPHRSEPFNKKIMFTRWKRAPDYCTFTPIIQFADGSRYSKQGHANSGAGPETSV, via the exons TGCGTCGGCGAGGAGAACTGGGTGGACAGCAGGACGATTTACATTGGACAAAAGGAGCCTCCTCCAGGAACCGAGGCCTTCATACAACAACGGTTCCCTGACAACAGAATAGTCTCGTCCAAG TACACATTCTGGAACTTCATCCCCAAGAATATGTTTGAGCAGTTCAGGAGAGTCGCCAACTTCTACTTTCTCATCATATTTCTGGTTCAG TTGATCATCGACACTCCCACCAGTCCGATCACGAGCGGACTGCCGCTCTTCTTCGTCATCACAGTCACCGCCATCAAACAG ggCTATGAGGACTGGCTgagacacaaagcagacaaCTCTGTCAACCAGTGTCCTGTCCACGTGGTGCAGCATGGGAAAGTGGTCCGAAAGCAAAGTCGCAAACTCAGG gtTGGAGACGTCGTCTTGGTGAAAGAGGATGAGACTTTCCCCTGCGATCTCATCCTCCTGTCCTCATCCCGAGATGATGGGACCTGCTTTGTTACTACAGCCAGCCTGGACGGAGAGAGCAGCCACAAg ACATACTATGCAGTTCAGGACACCAAAGCCTACAGGACAGAGGGGGAGGTTGACTCCATCCACGCTACTATAGAATGTGAACAACCACAGCCGGACCTGTACAA ATTTGTGGGCCGCATCAACATCTACATGGATAGCGAGCCAGTGGCCAG gcCGTTAGGATCGGAGAACCTGCTGCTGCGAGGAGCCACGCTCAAGAACACAGAGTACATCTATG CGGTTGCCATCTACACTGGCATGGAAACCAAGATGGCCCTCAACTACCAGTCCAAGTGTCAAAAACGGTCTGCAGTGGAAAA GTCAATGAATGCTTACCTGGTGGTCTACTTGTGCATTCTCATCAGCAAAGCCATCATCAACACGGCGCTGAAATATGTGTGGCAGGCCGACCCCAACAGAGACGAGCCCTGGTACAACCAGAGGACTGAaacggagagacagagacacatc gtGATCAGGGCGTTCACGGACTTCTTGGCCTTCATGGTTCTTTTCAACTACATCATCCCCGTGTCCATGTACGTCACCGTGGAGATGCAGAAGTTCCTGGGCTCCTATTTCATCATGTGGGACGACGAGATGTTTGACGAGGAGCTGGGAGAGAGAGCCGTGGTCAACACGTCAGACCTGAACGAGGAGCTGGGACAG GTGGAATATGTGTTTACAGACAAGACAGGGACTCTGACAGAGAACAACATGGAGTTCATAGAGTGCTGTGTGGACGGGCATGTTTACGTACCTCATGCTATCTGCAACGGACAA GTGATGCCTGGTTCAGCCGGTATGGACATGATTGACACATCACCAGGTCCAGAAGCCAGG GAGCACCAGGAGCTGTTTTTCCGGGCGTTGTGTTTGTGCCACACGGtgcaggtgaaggaggaggagactgtGGACGGGATCAAGCATGGCATCCACCAGGGAAAGTCCAGCTCGTTCTACATCTCCTCATCTCCAGACGAGGTGGCGCTGGTGGAGGGCATGAAGAG GCTCGGTTTCACCTATCTGAGACTCAAGGACAGTCACATGGAGATCTTGAACAGGGAGGATGAGATTGAGAG GTTCGAGCTGCTGGAGGTTTTGACGTTCGACTCAGTCAGACGAAGGATGAGCGTCATTGTCAGGTCCAACACTG GTGAGCTCTATCTGTTCTGTAAAGGTGCAGACTCCTCCATTTTCCCCAGGGTCATATCAGGCAAGGTGGATCAAGTCAGAGCTCGGGTGGAGCACAACGCAGTG GAGGGTCTGAGGACCCTTTGTGTTGCCTATCGACCTCTGAGTCCCGAACAGTACCAGGAGGTTTGCCACCTGCTGAGCGGGGCCAAGTTGGCTCTGCAGGACCGAGACAAACGACTGGCCGAGGCCTACGACCTCATCGAGAAGGACCTGATACTACTGGGAGCCACTGCTGTGGAGGACAG GCTCCAGGAAAAAGCGGCAGACACCATCGAGTCTCTCCACAAGGCAGGCATGAAGGTGTGGGTGCTGACCGGCGACAAGATGGAGACGGCGGCCGCAACGTGCTACGCCAGCAAGCTGTTTCACCGCAACACCCAGATCCTGGAGCTGACCACGAAACGCACTGAGGAGCAGAGCCTCCACGATGTTCTGTTCGACCTGAGCAGGACCGTCCTGAGACAGCAAGGAAGCATGACCAGGGACACCttctctgg TTTGTCAGGTGACTGTACTGACTACGGTTTGATCATCGATGGAGCCACCCTCTCCGCAGTGATGAGGCCTCCCGAGCAGGACTCAAACTCAGGGAACTACAAGGAGATCTTCCTAGAAATCTGCCGGAACTGCAGCGCCGTGCTCTGCTGTCGAATGGCGCCTCTACAGAAAGCACAG ATAGTGAAGCTGATTAAAACCTCCAAGGAGCACCCGATCACGCTGGCTATTGGGGACGGAGCTAATGATGTCAGCATGATCCTAGAGGCCCACGTAGGCATCG GCATCATGGGTAAGGAGGGTCGTCAGGCAGTGAGGAACAGCGATTACGCAATCCCAAAGTTCAAACACCTCAAGAAGATGCTGCTTGTCCATGGACACTATTACTACATTCGCATTTCTGAACTTGTGCAGTACTTCTTCTACAAG AATGTCTGTTTCATCTTCCCCCAATTCCTCTATCAGTTCTTCTGTGGCTTCTCACAACAG CCGCTGTATGATACAGCCTACCTGACCCTGTACAACATCAGCTTCACCTCGCTGCCCATTCTGCTCTACAGTCTCATAGAGCAGCACATCAACATGGACATCCTGAAGAAGGACCCGTCTCTCTATAA AGACATTGCTAAAAACTCTCTGCTGCAGTGGTCCATCTTCATATATTGGACTGTCCTTGGTGTGTATGATGCCATTGTGATGTTCTTTGGTGcttacttcctgtttgacaACACCACCTTCACCAGCAATGGACAG ATGTTTGGAAACTGGACGTTCGGGACGCTGGTGTTCACTGTGCTGGTCTTCACTGTTACGTTCAAG TTGGCTCTAGATACTCATTACTGGACTTGGATCAACCATTTTGTCATCTGGGGCTCGCTGATTTTCTTTGTggtcttctctctgctgtgggGCGGAATCATCTG GCCCTTCCTGAACTACCAGAGGATGTACTATGTGTTCATGCAGATGTTGTCCAGTGGTCCGGCCTGGCTCAGCATCATCCTTCTTATAACAGCCAGTCTGCTGCCAGACGTGGTGAAGAAGGTCATCTGGAGGGCGCTGTGGCCCACCACTACTGAACGTATACAG AATGCTGACAAACTCTACAAGGGCCAGCTGTCCGAGTTCACCCCCCTGGCGTCCCTCCACGCCCCGTCCAAGTCCGCCAGCCGGCGGCGAGGCTCTGGCAACCAGAGGCACGCTCCGAACCCTCACAGGTCTGAACCCTTTAACAAGAAAATCATGTTCACACGCTGGAAGAGAGCGCCAGACTACTGCACCTTCACCCCCATCATCCAATTCGCCGACGGCTCCCGCTACTCAAAGCAGGGACATGCCAACAGTGGGGCGGGGCCAGAGACCTCTGTCTAA
- the atp11a gene encoding phospholipid-transporting ATPase IH isoform X2 — MGMDFSTLRTLISRYCVGEENWVDSRTIYIGQKEPPPGTEAFIQQRFPDNRIVSSKYTFWNFIPKNMFEQFRRVANFYFLIIFLVQLIIDTPTSPITSGLPLFFVITVTAIKQGYEDWLRHKADNSVNQCPVHVVQHGKVVRKQSRKLRVGDVVLVKEDETFPCDLILLSSSRDDGTCFVTTASLDGESSHKTYYAVQDTKAYRTEGEVDSIHATIECEQPQPDLYKFVGRINIYMDSEPVARPLGSENLLLRGATLKNTEYIYAVAIYTGMETKMALNYQSKCQKRSAVEKSMNAYLVVYLCILISKAIINTALKYVWQADPNRDEPWYNQRTETERQRHIVIRAFTDFLAFMVLFNYIIPVSMYVTVEMQKFLGSYFIMWDDEMFDEELGERAVVNTSDLNEELGQVEYVFTDKTGTLTENNMEFIECCVDGHVYVPHAICNGQVMPGSAGMDMIDTSPGPEAREHQELFFRALCLCHTVQVKEEETVDGIKHGIHQGKSSSFYISSSPDEVALVEGMKRLGFTYLRLKDSHMEILNREDEIERFELLEVLTFDSVRRRMSVIVRSNTGELYLFCKGADSSIFPRVISGKVDQVRARVEHNAVEGLRTLCVAYRPLSPEQYQEVCHLLSGAKLALQDRDKRLAEAYDLIEKDLILLGATAVEDRLQEKAADTIESLHKAGMKVWVLTGDKMETAAATCYASKLFHRNTQILELTTKRTEEQSLHDVLFDLSRTVLRQQGSMTRDTFSGLSGDCTDYGLIIDGATLSAVMRPPEQDSNSGNYKEIFLEICRNCSAVLCCRMAPLQKAQIVKLIKTSKEHPITLAIGDGANDVSMILEAHVGIGIMGKEGRQAVRNSDYAIPKFKHLKKMLLVHGHYYYIRISELVQYFFYKNVCFIFPQFLYQFFCGFSQQPLYDTAYLTLYNISFTSLPILLYSLIEQHINMDILKKDPSLYKDIAKNSLLQWSIFIYWTVLGVYDAIVMFFGAYFLFDNTTFTSNGQMFGNWTFGTLVFTVLVFTVTFKLALDTHYWTWINHFVIWGSLIFFVVFSLLWGGIIWPFLNYQRMYYVFMQMLSSGPAWLSIILLITASLLPDVVKKVIWRALWPTTTERIQCVRNKGGFDRTLAYQCSESLLDGVAVTEA, encoded by the exons TGCGTCGGCGAGGAGAACTGGGTGGACAGCAGGACGATTTACATTGGACAAAAGGAGCCTCCTCCAGGAACCGAGGCCTTCATACAACAACGGTTCCCTGACAACAGAATAGTCTCGTCCAAG TACACATTCTGGAACTTCATCCCCAAGAATATGTTTGAGCAGTTCAGGAGAGTCGCCAACTTCTACTTTCTCATCATATTTCTGGTTCAG TTGATCATCGACACTCCCACCAGTCCGATCACGAGCGGACTGCCGCTCTTCTTCGTCATCACAGTCACCGCCATCAAACAG ggCTATGAGGACTGGCTgagacacaaagcagacaaCTCTGTCAACCAGTGTCCTGTCCACGTGGTGCAGCATGGGAAAGTGGTCCGAAAGCAAAGTCGCAAACTCAGG gtTGGAGACGTCGTCTTGGTGAAAGAGGATGAGACTTTCCCCTGCGATCTCATCCTCCTGTCCTCATCCCGAGATGATGGGACCTGCTTTGTTACTACAGCCAGCCTGGACGGAGAGAGCAGCCACAAg ACATACTATGCAGTTCAGGACACCAAAGCCTACAGGACAGAGGGGGAGGTTGACTCCATCCACGCTACTATAGAATGTGAACAACCACAGCCGGACCTGTACAA ATTTGTGGGCCGCATCAACATCTACATGGATAGCGAGCCAGTGGCCAG gcCGTTAGGATCGGAGAACCTGCTGCTGCGAGGAGCCACGCTCAAGAACACAGAGTACATCTATG CGGTTGCCATCTACACTGGCATGGAAACCAAGATGGCCCTCAACTACCAGTCCAAGTGTCAAAAACGGTCTGCAGTGGAAAA GTCAATGAATGCTTACCTGGTGGTCTACTTGTGCATTCTCATCAGCAAAGCCATCATCAACACGGCGCTGAAATATGTGTGGCAGGCCGACCCCAACAGAGACGAGCCCTGGTACAACCAGAGGACTGAaacggagagacagagacacatc gtGATCAGGGCGTTCACGGACTTCTTGGCCTTCATGGTTCTTTTCAACTACATCATCCCCGTGTCCATGTACGTCACCGTGGAGATGCAGAAGTTCCTGGGCTCCTATTTCATCATGTGGGACGACGAGATGTTTGACGAGGAGCTGGGAGAGAGAGCCGTGGTCAACACGTCAGACCTGAACGAGGAGCTGGGACAG GTGGAATATGTGTTTACAGACAAGACAGGGACTCTGACAGAGAACAACATGGAGTTCATAGAGTGCTGTGTGGACGGGCATGTTTACGTACCTCATGCTATCTGCAACGGACAA GTGATGCCTGGTTCAGCCGGTATGGACATGATTGACACATCACCAGGTCCAGAAGCCAGG GAGCACCAGGAGCTGTTTTTCCGGGCGTTGTGTTTGTGCCACACGGtgcaggtgaaggaggaggagactgtGGACGGGATCAAGCATGGCATCCACCAGGGAAAGTCCAGCTCGTTCTACATCTCCTCATCTCCAGACGAGGTGGCGCTGGTGGAGGGCATGAAGAG GCTCGGTTTCACCTATCTGAGACTCAAGGACAGTCACATGGAGATCTTGAACAGGGAGGATGAGATTGAGAG GTTCGAGCTGCTGGAGGTTTTGACGTTCGACTCAGTCAGACGAAGGATGAGCGTCATTGTCAGGTCCAACACTG GTGAGCTCTATCTGTTCTGTAAAGGTGCAGACTCCTCCATTTTCCCCAGGGTCATATCAGGCAAGGTGGATCAAGTCAGAGCTCGGGTGGAGCACAACGCAGTG GAGGGTCTGAGGACCCTTTGTGTTGCCTATCGACCTCTGAGTCCCGAACAGTACCAGGAGGTTTGCCACCTGCTGAGCGGGGCCAAGTTGGCTCTGCAGGACCGAGACAAACGACTGGCCGAGGCCTACGACCTCATCGAGAAGGACCTGATACTACTGGGAGCCACTGCTGTGGAGGACAG GCTCCAGGAAAAAGCGGCAGACACCATCGAGTCTCTCCACAAGGCAGGCATGAAGGTGTGGGTGCTGACCGGCGACAAGATGGAGACGGCGGCCGCAACGTGCTACGCCAGCAAGCTGTTTCACCGCAACACCCAGATCCTGGAGCTGACCACGAAACGCACTGAGGAGCAGAGCCTCCACGATGTTCTGTTCGACCTGAGCAGGACCGTCCTGAGACAGCAAGGAAGCATGACCAGGGACACCttctctgg TTTGTCAGGTGACTGTACTGACTACGGTTTGATCATCGATGGAGCCACCCTCTCCGCAGTGATGAGGCCTCCCGAGCAGGACTCAAACTCAGGGAACTACAAGGAGATCTTCCTAGAAATCTGCCGGAACTGCAGCGCCGTGCTCTGCTGTCGAATGGCGCCTCTACAGAAAGCACAG ATAGTGAAGCTGATTAAAACCTCCAAGGAGCACCCGATCACGCTGGCTATTGGGGACGGAGCTAATGATGTCAGCATGATCCTAGAGGCCCACGTAGGCATCG GCATCATGGGTAAGGAGGGTCGTCAGGCAGTGAGGAACAGCGATTACGCAATCCCAAAGTTCAAACACCTCAAGAAGATGCTGCTTGTCCATGGACACTATTACTACATTCGCATTTCTGAACTTGTGCAGTACTTCTTCTACAAG AATGTCTGTTTCATCTTCCCCCAATTCCTCTATCAGTTCTTCTGTGGCTTCTCACAACAG CCGCTGTATGATACAGCCTACCTGACCCTGTACAACATCAGCTTCACCTCGCTGCCCATTCTGCTCTACAGTCTCATAGAGCAGCACATCAACATGGACATCCTGAAGAAGGACCCGTCTCTCTATAA AGACATTGCTAAAAACTCTCTGCTGCAGTGGTCCATCTTCATATATTGGACTGTCCTTGGTGTGTATGATGCCATTGTGATGTTCTTTGGTGcttacttcctgtttgacaACACCACCTTCACCAGCAATGGACAG ATGTTTGGAAACTGGACGTTCGGGACGCTGGTGTTCACTGTGCTGGTCTTCACTGTTACGTTCAAG TTGGCTCTAGATACTCATTACTGGACTTGGATCAACCATTTTGTCATCTGGGGCTCGCTGATTTTCTTTGTggtcttctctctgctgtgggGCGGAATCATCTG GCCCTTCCTGAACTACCAGAGGATGTACTATGTGTTCATGCAGATGTTGTCCAGTGGTCCGGCCTGGCTCAGCATCATCCTTCTTATAACAGCCAGTCTGCTGCCAGACGTGGTGAAGAAGGTCATCTGGAGGGCGCTGTGGCCCACCACTACTGAACGTATACAG tgtgtgaggaATAAAGGTGGGTTTGACAGAACCCTGGCCTACCAATGCTCTGAATCCTTACTAGATGGAGTAGCTGTCACAGAAGCCTAA
- the atp11a gene encoding phospholipid-transporting ATPase IH isoform X3, which produces MGMDFSTLRTLISRYCVGEENWVDSRTIYIGQKEPPPGTEAFIQQRFPDNRIVSSKYTFWNFIPKNMFEQFRRVANFYFLIIFLVQLIIDTPTSPITSGLPLFFVITVTAIKQGYEDWLRHKADNSVNQCPVHVVQHGKVVRKQSRKLRVGDVVLVKEDETFPCDLILLSSSRDDGTCFVTTASLDGESSHKTYYAVQDTKAYRTEGEVDSIHATIECEQPQPDLYKFVGRINIYMDSEPVARPLGSENLLLRGATLKNTEYIYAVAIYTGMETKMALNYQSKCQKRSAVEKSMNAYLVVYLCILISKAIINTALKYVWQADPNRDEPWYNQRTETERQRHIVIRAFTDFLAFMVLFNYIIPVSMYVTVEMQKFLGSYFIMWDDEMFDEELGERAVVNTSDLNEELGQVEYVFTDKTGTLTENNMEFIECCVDGHVYVPHAICNGQVMPGSAGMDMIDTSPGPEAREHQELFFRALCLCHTVQVKEEETVDGIKHGIHQGKSSSFYISSSPDEVALVEGMKRLGFTYLRLKDSHMEILNREDEIERFELLEVLTFDSVRRRMSVIVRSNTGELYLFCKGADSSIFPRVISGKVDQVRARVEHNAVEGLRTLCVAYRPLSPEQYQEVCHLLSGAKLALQDRDKRLAEAYDLIEKDLILLGATAVEDRLQEKAADTIESLHKAGMKVWVLTGDKMETAAATCYASKLFHRNTQILELTTKRTEEQSLHDVLFDLSRTVLRQQGSMTRDTFSGLSGDCTDYGLIIDGATLSAVMRPPEQDSNSGNYKEIFLEICRNCSAVLCCRMAPLQKAQIVKLIKTSKEHPITLAIGDGANDVSMILEAHVGIGIMGKEGRQAVRNSDYAIPKFKHLKKMLLVHGHYYYIRISELVQYFFYKNVCFIFPQFLYQFFCGFSQQPLYDTAYLTLYNISFTSLPILLYSLIEQHINMDILKKDPSLYKDIAKNSLLQWSIFIYWTVLGVYDAIVMFFGAYFLFDNTTFTSNGQMFGNWTFGTLVFTVLVFTVTFKLALDTHYWTWINHFVIWGSLIFFVVFSLLWGGIIWPFLNYQRMYYVFMQMLSSGPAWLSIILLITASLLPDVVKKVIWRALWPTTTERIQTKRRCLPSEPTTIFMLSQTSSRISF; this is translated from the exons TGCGTCGGCGAGGAGAACTGGGTGGACAGCAGGACGATTTACATTGGACAAAAGGAGCCTCCTCCAGGAACCGAGGCCTTCATACAACAACGGTTCCCTGACAACAGAATAGTCTCGTCCAAG TACACATTCTGGAACTTCATCCCCAAGAATATGTTTGAGCAGTTCAGGAGAGTCGCCAACTTCTACTTTCTCATCATATTTCTGGTTCAG TTGATCATCGACACTCCCACCAGTCCGATCACGAGCGGACTGCCGCTCTTCTTCGTCATCACAGTCACCGCCATCAAACAG ggCTATGAGGACTGGCTgagacacaaagcagacaaCTCTGTCAACCAGTGTCCTGTCCACGTGGTGCAGCATGGGAAAGTGGTCCGAAAGCAAAGTCGCAAACTCAGG gtTGGAGACGTCGTCTTGGTGAAAGAGGATGAGACTTTCCCCTGCGATCTCATCCTCCTGTCCTCATCCCGAGATGATGGGACCTGCTTTGTTACTACAGCCAGCCTGGACGGAGAGAGCAGCCACAAg ACATACTATGCAGTTCAGGACACCAAAGCCTACAGGACAGAGGGGGAGGTTGACTCCATCCACGCTACTATAGAATGTGAACAACCACAGCCGGACCTGTACAA ATTTGTGGGCCGCATCAACATCTACATGGATAGCGAGCCAGTGGCCAG gcCGTTAGGATCGGAGAACCTGCTGCTGCGAGGAGCCACGCTCAAGAACACAGAGTACATCTATG CGGTTGCCATCTACACTGGCATGGAAACCAAGATGGCCCTCAACTACCAGTCCAAGTGTCAAAAACGGTCTGCAGTGGAAAA GTCAATGAATGCTTACCTGGTGGTCTACTTGTGCATTCTCATCAGCAAAGCCATCATCAACACGGCGCTGAAATATGTGTGGCAGGCCGACCCCAACAGAGACGAGCCCTGGTACAACCAGAGGACTGAaacggagagacagagacacatc gtGATCAGGGCGTTCACGGACTTCTTGGCCTTCATGGTTCTTTTCAACTACATCATCCCCGTGTCCATGTACGTCACCGTGGAGATGCAGAAGTTCCTGGGCTCCTATTTCATCATGTGGGACGACGAGATGTTTGACGAGGAGCTGGGAGAGAGAGCCGTGGTCAACACGTCAGACCTGAACGAGGAGCTGGGACAG GTGGAATATGTGTTTACAGACAAGACAGGGACTCTGACAGAGAACAACATGGAGTTCATAGAGTGCTGTGTGGACGGGCATGTTTACGTACCTCATGCTATCTGCAACGGACAA GTGATGCCTGGTTCAGCCGGTATGGACATGATTGACACATCACCAGGTCCAGAAGCCAGG GAGCACCAGGAGCTGTTTTTCCGGGCGTTGTGTTTGTGCCACACGGtgcaggtgaaggaggaggagactgtGGACGGGATCAAGCATGGCATCCACCAGGGAAAGTCCAGCTCGTTCTACATCTCCTCATCTCCAGACGAGGTGGCGCTGGTGGAGGGCATGAAGAG GCTCGGTTTCACCTATCTGAGACTCAAGGACAGTCACATGGAGATCTTGAACAGGGAGGATGAGATTGAGAG GTTCGAGCTGCTGGAGGTTTTGACGTTCGACTCAGTCAGACGAAGGATGAGCGTCATTGTCAGGTCCAACACTG GTGAGCTCTATCTGTTCTGTAAAGGTGCAGACTCCTCCATTTTCCCCAGGGTCATATCAGGCAAGGTGGATCAAGTCAGAGCTCGGGTGGAGCACAACGCAGTG GAGGGTCTGAGGACCCTTTGTGTTGCCTATCGACCTCTGAGTCCCGAACAGTACCAGGAGGTTTGCCACCTGCTGAGCGGGGCCAAGTTGGCTCTGCAGGACCGAGACAAACGACTGGCCGAGGCCTACGACCTCATCGAGAAGGACCTGATACTACTGGGAGCCACTGCTGTGGAGGACAG GCTCCAGGAAAAAGCGGCAGACACCATCGAGTCTCTCCACAAGGCAGGCATGAAGGTGTGGGTGCTGACCGGCGACAAGATGGAGACGGCGGCCGCAACGTGCTACGCCAGCAAGCTGTTTCACCGCAACACCCAGATCCTGGAGCTGACCACGAAACGCACTGAGGAGCAGAGCCTCCACGATGTTCTGTTCGACCTGAGCAGGACCGTCCTGAGACAGCAAGGAAGCATGACCAGGGACACCttctctgg TTTGTCAGGTGACTGTACTGACTACGGTTTGATCATCGATGGAGCCACCCTCTCCGCAGTGATGAGGCCTCCCGAGCAGGACTCAAACTCAGGGAACTACAAGGAGATCTTCCTAGAAATCTGCCGGAACTGCAGCGCCGTGCTCTGCTGTCGAATGGCGCCTCTACAGAAAGCACAG ATAGTGAAGCTGATTAAAACCTCCAAGGAGCACCCGATCACGCTGGCTATTGGGGACGGAGCTAATGATGTCAGCATGATCCTAGAGGCCCACGTAGGCATCG GCATCATGGGTAAGGAGGGTCGTCAGGCAGTGAGGAACAGCGATTACGCAATCCCAAAGTTCAAACACCTCAAGAAGATGCTGCTTGTCCATGGACACTATTACTACATTCGCATTTCTGAACTTGTGCAGTACTTCTTCTACAAG AATGTCTGTTTCATCTTCCCCCAATTCCTCTATCAGTTCTTCTGTGGCTTCTCACAACAG CCGCTGTATGATACAGCCTACCTGACCCTGTACAACATCAGCTTCACCTCGCTGCCCATTCTGCTCTACAGTCTCATAGAGCAGCACATCAACATGGACATCCTGAAGAAGGACCCGTCTCTCTATAA AGACATTGCTAAAAACTCTCTGCTGCAGTGGTCCATCTTCATATATTGGACTGTCCTTGGTGTGTATGATGCCATTGTGATGTTCTTTGGTGcttacttcctgtttgacaACACCACCTTCACCAGCAATGGACAG ATGTTTGGAAACTGGACGTTCGGGACGCTGGTGTTCACTGTGCTGGTCTTCACTGTTACGTTCAAG TTGGCTCTAGATACTCATTACTGGACTTGGATCAACCATTTTGTCATCTGGGGCTCGCTGATTTTCTTTGTggtcttctctctgctgtgggGCGGAATCATCTG GCCCTTCCTGAACTACCAGAGGATGTACTATGTGTTCATGCAGATGTTGTCCAGTGGTCCGGCCTGGCTCAGCATCATCCTTCTTATAACAGCCAGTCTGCTGCCAGACGTGGTGAAGAAGGTCATCTGGAGGGCGCTGTGGCCCACCACTACTGAACGTATACAG ACTAAGCGTCGGTGCCTTCCGTCCGAGCCCACCACCATCTTTATGCTGTCTCAGACCTCCAGCAGAATCAGTTTCTAA